A single Candidatus Limnocylindrales bacterium DNA region contains:
- a CDS encoding dCMP deaminase family protein — protein MDRRPSWDEYFMTITREVAERSTCLRAKVGALIVRDRSILATGYNGAPAGMPHCLDVGCEMYESRNPNGEVVENCFRTIHAEINAIAQAARQGTSIGDADIYVTHTPCIHCFKTIVNTGIRRVFYEKPYKLETIAELRERAGVELIQVSLLPRV, from the coding sequence ATGGATCGCAGGCCGAGCTGGGACGAATATTTCATGACCATCACCCGCGAGGTGGCCGAGCGCTCGACCTGTCTTCGCGCCAAGGTGGGCGCGCTCATCGTGCGCGACCGCAGCATTCTGGCCACCGGCTACAACGGCGCTCCCGCCGGCATGCCGCATTGCCTGGACGTCGGATGCGAGATGTACGAATCGCGCAATCCGAACGGCGAGGTCGTCGAGAACTGCTTTCGGACCATTCACGCGGAGATCAACGCCATCGCACAGGCCGCGCGCCAGGGCACGTCGATCGGGGATGCCGACATTTACGTGACGCACACGCCGTGCATCCACTGCTTCAAGACGATCGTGAACACCGGCATCCGACGCGTTTTTTACGAGAAGCCGTACAAGCTCGAGACCATCGCCGAGCTGCGCGAGCGTGCAGGCGTCGAGCTGATCCAGGTCAGCCTGCTCCCGCGCGTCTGA
- a CDS encoding DUF4336 domain-containing protein, whose translation MRGVFGGVLASVGENLWCRHQALRAGGIELGTRMTVVRTQRRQLLVHSPVALDDQLRRHLDKLGTVRWVVAPNRFHHLWVTDWKRAYPAAALWVARGLPQKRPDLPAYEVLGPMLDAPWSPDLEHELVAGVPAMNEVVFFHAASRTLITADLLFYAGAEAPWMTRLALTLAGVRGEYGTTWLEWLLLRDRAAARRSFERILGWDFDRVIIAHGRIVEIAGREVLRKAYAWLLEE comes from the coding sequence ATGCGTGGAGTATTCGGCGGCGTGCTGGCCAGCGTCGGCGAGAACCTGTGGTGCCGTCATCAGGCGTTGCGCGCCGGCGGTATCGAGCTAGGCACGCGCATGACCGTCGTGCGGACGCAGCGGCGCCAGCTGCTGGTCCATTCGCCCGTCGCTCTGGACGACCAGCTGCGGCGCCACCTGGACAAGCTCGGAACGGTCCGCTGGGTGGTCGCGCCCAATCGATTTCATCATCTGTGGGTCACGGACTGGAAACGCGCCTATCCCGCCGCTGCGCTCTGGGTGGCGCGTGGTCTGCCGCAAAAACGGCCGGACCTTCCCGCGTACGAAGTCCTCGGCCCGATGCTGGATGCCCCGTGGTCGCCCGACCTCGAGCACGAGCTGGTGGCCGGGGTTCCCGCGATGAATGAGGTGGTGTTCTTCCACGCCGCCAGCCGCACGCTGATCACGGCGGATCTGCTGTTCTATGCGGGCGCCGAGGCGCCGTGGATGACACGGCTGGCGCTGACGCTGGCGGGCGTGCGCGGTGAATACGGCACGACGTGGCTGGAATGGCTGCTGCTCCGCGACCGTGCGGCCGCGCGCCGGAGCTTCGAGCGCATCCTTGGCTGGGACTTCGACCGCGTCATCATCGCCCATGGCAGGATCGTCGAAATCGCAGGGCGCGAGGTTCTGCGCAAGGCGTACGCCTGGCTCCTGGAGGAATGA
- a CDS encoding crotonase/enoyl-CoA hydratase family protein has protein sequence MGETLRTETVNGVGHIVLTRAQQYNTITPGLRDELAAAIDDADRDERVHVILLRAEGPAFCAGYGLDWSTSGQAREDAAASAGQSKAWDSVADMAMIGRFVDTYLKLWYARKPTIAAVQGWCIGGGTDMVLCADIIVAAHGASFGYPPSRVWGTPTTAMWVYRMGLERAKRYLLTGDEISAAKAVELGLILEAVPDEQLLSHATALAERMAQVPTNQLVMLKLLCNQTAENMGMASTRTLGVLFDGIARHTQEGLDFVARAEQVGFRQAVRERDDPFGDYGSKAAKRR, from the coding sequence ATGGGCGAAACCCTTCGCACCGAAACGGTCAACGGCGTCGGGCACATCGTCCTGACGCGCGCGCAGCAGTACAACACGATCACGCCGGGCCTGCGCGATGAGCTCGCTGCAGCCATCGACGACGCGGATCGGGACGAGCGGGTGCACGTCATCCTGCTGCGCGCAGAGGGGCCGGCGTTCTGCGCCGGTTACGGTCTGGACTGGTCCACGAGCGGACAGGCTCGCGAAGATGCGGCCGCCAGTGCAGGACAGAGCAAGGCTTGGGACTCGGTGGCCGACATGGCGATGATCGGCCGCTTCGTCGACACGTATTTGAAGCTCTGGTACGCGCGCAAACCGACCATCGCGGCGGTGCAGGGCTGGTGCATCGGCGGCGGCACCGACATGGTGCTGTGTGCCGACATCATCGTCGCGGCCCATGGAGCGTCTTTCGGGTACCCGCCCTCGCGAGTGTGGGGAACGCCGACGACGGCGATGTGGGTCTATCGGATGGGGCTGGAGCGGGCCAAACGCTATCTGCTGACCGGCGACGAGATCTCCGCCGCCAAGGCGGTCGAGCTCGGATTGATTCTGGAGGCTGTTCCGGACGAGCAGCTTCTGTCGCATGCCACGGCGCTCGCCGAGCGCATGGCGCAGGTACCGACCAACCAGCTCGTGATGCTCAAGCTCCTCTGCAACCAGACGGCAGAGAACATGGGCATGGCATCGACCCGGACGTTGGGCGTCCTGTTCGACGGCATCGCCCGTCATACCCAGGAAGGCCTCGACTTCGTCGCACGGGCCGAACAGGTGGGTTTCCGCCAGGCGGTCCGGGAGCGGGACGATCCGTTCGGCGACTACGGGAGCAAGGCGGCCAAGCGACGCTGA
- a CDS encoding cytochrome c maturation protein CcmE — protein MNRSYKFLVGIAVIVATVGFLMWTAVDQTKMYMITVAEFLSAGDSYAGETVRIAGRVAPGTMKWDATSRDLRFTLKDITREGTVDVHYNGLLPDMFAEDRDVVVEGPYTDETPFRATTVLTACPSKYQAEE, from the coding sequence ATGAATCGCTCATACAAGTTCCTCGTCGGCATCGCCGTCATCGTCGCCACCGTCGGCTTCCTGATGTGGACCGCGGTGGATCAGACCAAAATGTACATGATCACCGTCGCCGAGTTCCTGAGCGCGGGGGACAGCTACGCCGGCGAAACCGTGCGAATCGCCGGACGCGTCGCCCCCGGGACGATGAAGTGGGACGCCACCAGCCGCGACCTGCGCTTCACGCTCAAGGACATTACCAGGGAAGGGACGGTGGACGTCCACTACAACGGCCTGCTCCCCGACATGTTCGCCGAAGACCGCGACGTGGTGGTCGAAGGCCCCTACACGGATGAAACTCCTTTCCGGGCCACGACCGTCCTGACCGCGTGCCCCTCCAAGTATCAGGCAGAAGAGTGA
- a CDS encoding heme lyase CcmF/NrfE family subunit, with product MIEIGNLALYLALATAAYAVFACVYGAQTRRRDFIASGEHAAYACWGLVCIATVVMVHALITHDFRIKYVAGYSSTTLPLQYRITALWGGMEGSLLFWALILTSFVALAQFQNRNRNRELMPYVTATSATVAAFFLSLLVFVTPPFAVLSRPPVEGTDLNPLLQNYWMQIHPPSLYLGYVSWTIPFGFAIGALATGRLDDLWIRTSRRWCLAAWFFLSLGNLFGARWAYEVLGWGGYWAWDPVENAAFMPWLTGTAYLHSVMIQERKDMLKVWNMTLIILTFALTIFGTFLTRSGVISSVHSFTQSGLGPYFLWFLALIVVGSGILVVLRIRELRPRHKLDSILSRESAFLFNNLLLLGIAFATFWGTLFPVLSEAVRGVKITVGPPFFNQVNAPLAIALLLLMGIGPIIAWRRASARHLMESFLWPALFGLLVGGAAFALGMRTLQALLVTSFSAFVLYTVVAEFHAGARARMSMVGEGYGAALLGLMRKNQRRYGGYIIHVGVVFMFLGVTMSSVYRLEEIHTVKKGEEFGVGRYTIRYDDAASSENAHMARLTATLTVFENGQQIDVLHPEKRFYKRPEQPATEVDLRSTMRDDLYVILGSIDDKGVATIQAYVNPLVWWLWCGGVVLVLGTAVAVFPTRRARVLERARETAVGRRQQA from the coding sequence GTGATCGAGATCGGCAACCTCGCGCTCTATCTGGCGCTCGCCACTGCCGCGTACGCCGTCTTCGCCTGCGTCTACGGCGCACAGACCAGGCGCCGGGACTTCATTGCCAGCGGCGAGCACGCCGCCTACGCCTGCTGGGGCCTCGTCTGCATCGCCACGGTCGTGATGGTGCATGCACTGATCACGCACGACTTCCGCATCAAGTACGTGGCCGGCTACTCCAGCACCACGCTGCCGCTGCAGTACCGGATCACTGCCCTGTGGGGCGGCATGGAGGGGTCGCTGCTGTTCTGGGCGCTGATCCTGACCAGCTTCGTGGCCCTGGCACAGTTTCAGAACCGCAACCGCAACCGCGAGCTGATGCCGTACGTGACGGCGACCAGCGCCACCGTGGCCGCGTTCTTCCTGAGCCTGCTCGTCTTCGTGACGCCGCCGTTCGCCGTGCTCAGCCGCCCGCCGGTTGAAGGCACCGACCTGAACCCGCTGCTGCAGAACTACTGGATGCAGATTCATCCGCCTTCTCTGTACCTGGGCTACGTGAGCTGGACGATCCCGTTCGGCTTCGCCATTGGCGCGCTGGCCACAGGACGCCTGGACGACCTGTGGATCCGGACTTCGCGCCGCTGGTGCCTTGCGGCGTGGTTCTTCCTGTCTCTTGGGAATCTCTTCGGCGCGAGATGGGCCTACGAGGTTCTCGGCTGGGGCGGCTATTGGGCCTGGGACCCGGTCGAGAACGCGGCGTTCATGCCGTGGCTGACGGGGACGGCCTACCTCCACTCGGTGATGATCCAGGAGCGCAAGGACATGCTGAAGGTCTGGAACATGACCCTCATCATCCTGACCTTCGCGCTGACGATCTTCGGCACGTTCCTCACCCGGTCAGGCGTCATCTCCTCCGTGCACTCGTTTACGCAGTCTGGACTCGGGCCGTACTTCCTCTGGTTCCTCGCGCTGATCGTGGTGGGCTCGGGCATTCTGGTGGTCCTGCGGATCAGGGAGCTTCGGCCGCGCCACAAGCTCGACAGCATCCTGTCGCGCGAGTCCGCATTCCTGTTCAACAACCTGTTGCTGCTCGGGATCGCGTTCGCGACGTTCTGGGGGACCCTGTTCCCCGTGCTGTCCGAGGCGGTCCGCGGCGTGAAAATCACGGTCGGCCCGCCCTTCTTCAACCAGGTCAACGCCCCGCTCGCCATTGCTCTGCTGCTGCTGATGGGCATCGGCCCCATCATCGCCTGGCGGCGCGCCTCGGCGCGTCATCTGATGGAGAGCTTCCTCTGGCCGGCGCTGTTCGGGCTCCTGGTCGGCGGCGCGGCCTTCGCGCTCGGCATGCGCACGCTGCAGGCACTGCTCGTGACGTCGTTCTCGGCATTCGTGCTGTACACGGTGGTTGCGGAGTTCCATGCCGGCGCGCGCGCTCGTATGTCGATGGTCGGCGAAGGGTACGGCGCGGCGCTGCTGGGGCTGATGCGCAAGAACCAGCGGCGCTATGGCGGCTACATCATTCACGTCGGCGTCGTGTTCATGTTCCTCGGCGTGACGATGTCGTCGGTCTATCGCCTCGAAGAGATTCATACGGTCAAAAAGGGCGAAGAATTCGGCGTCGGCCGCTACACGATCCGCTACGATGATGCCGCCAGCAGCGAGAACGCGCACATGGCGCGGCTCACGGCCACGCTGACGGTCTTCGAGAACGGACAGCAGATCGACGTGCTTCATCCGGAGAAGCGCTTCTACAAGCGGCCGGAGCAGCCTGCCACGGAGGTCGACCTGCGTTCGACGATGCGCGACGACCTCTACGTGATCCTCGGCAGCATCGACGACAAGGGCGTGGCGACGATCCAGGCTTACGTCAATCCGCTGGTCTGGTGGCTGTGGTGCGGCGGCGTGGTGCTGGTTCTGGGCACCGCCGTCGCCGTCTTTCCGACCCGCCGCGCTCGCGTGCTCGAGCGTGCGCGCGAGACCGCAGTCGGGCGACGGCAGCAAGCGTGA
- a CDS encoding cytochrome c-type biogenesis protein CcmH, translating into MKLPAMALVALLAFGVGNASAQELPMSRGDVEEGLTCQCGCGLTVHACNHLQCSFAIPVRKDIAESLERGETGQQILDRYAQKYGEKVLSSPIATGFNVLAWIAPYVAVAVGGILIVFAIRRMAHRSAELPHAAPDEHSSDPASQQQLARLREEIEEFER; encoded by the coding sequence GTGAAACTGCCGGCAATGGCGCTCGTCGCGCTGCTCGCCTTCGGCGTGGGCAACGCTTCCGCGCAGGAGCTCCCGATGTCGCGTGGCGACGTCGAGGAGGGCCTGACCTGCCAGTGCGGCTGCGGCCTGACGGTCCACGCGTGCAATCATCTGCAATGCAGCTTCGCCATCCCCGTGCGCAAGGACATCGCCGAGTCGCTGGAGCGCGGCGAGACGGGCCAGCAGATTCTCGACCGGTACGCGCAGAAGTACGGCGAGAAAGTCCTTTCGTCCCCGATCGCCACCGGGTTCAACGTGCTGGCATGGATCGCCCCGTACGTTGCGGTGGCGGTGGGAGGCATCCTGATCGTGTTCGCCATTCGCCGCATGGCCCATCGGTCGGCCGAGCTGCCCCACGCGGCGCCGGACGAGCACAGCTCGGATCCGGCCTCGCAGCAGCAGCTCGCCCGTCTGCGTGAAGAGATCGAGGAGTTCGAGCGGTGA
- a CDS encoding glutamate-cysteine ligase family protein, with translation MATDDASSTPVRSIDDLEATFHAGAKARDLWRIGVEYEKPVVDASGESVPYEGAVGIRRLLDGMRERSSQWEGVYEGRHLIALQDGLASITLEPGGQFEMSGQQCDSLHCAADELERHVREIVTVGREIGARFLGLGIVPKTPLSRIPWMPKHRYEIMRRIMARTGTLGLRMMGQTATVQCNFDYGDEKDAADKMRVSMAMGPVLVAVSANSPVVDGRATGFQSFRSHIWTDTDADRCGVLPFVFETDALFGAYTQYALDVPMYFIKRAGRLIEVGGMTFRRFLELGWEGERATLADWTLHLTTLFPEVRLKTYIEVRSADSQSVDLMLGTPALMKGILYDADCLAAAWDVVKAWPANEISEIQDQAARKGLAGRAGRHSLGDIALEVLAIAEEGLARQHKRNSAGRDERLYLEKLSDEVRGRRNPATRIIEQWEGPWNGDVDRLIDYAAYRLS, from the coding sequence GTGGCAACCGACGACGCTTCTTCCACGCCGGTACGATCCATCGACGATCTCGAGGCGACGTTCCACGCCGGCGCCAAGGCACGCGACCTGTGGCGCATCGGTGTCGAGTACGAAAAGCCGGTCGTGGACGCTTCCGGCGAAAGCGTGCCGTACGAAGGGGCCGTCGGCATCCGCCGGCTGCTCGACGGTATGCGCGAGCGTTCGTCGCAGTGGGAAGGCGTCTACGAAGGGCGTCACCTGATCGCACTGCAGGACGGGCTGGCTTCGATCACGCTTGAGCCGGGCGGCCAGTTCGAAATGTCCGGGCAGCAATGCGACTCGCTGCATTGCGCAGCCGATGAGCTGGAGAGGCACGTTCGCGAAATCGTCACGGTAGGTCGCGAGATCGGCGCACGGTTTCTTGGCCTGGGCATCGTCCCGAAGACTCCGCTTTCGCGCATCCCGTGGATGCCCAAGCATCGCTACGAGATCATGCGCAGGATCATGGCCCGCACAGGCACGCTCGGCCTGCGGATGATGGGACAGACAGCCACGGTGCAGTGTAATTTCGACTACGGCGACGAGAAGGACGCCGCCGACAAGATGCGTGTTTCGATGGCAATGGGGCCGGTGCTGGTTGCAGTCTCCGCCAACTCGCCCGTTGTGGACGGCAGAGCCACCGGTTTCCAGAGCTTCCGCTCCCACATCTGGACCGATACCGACGCCGACCGCTGCGGCGTGCTGCCGTTCGTCTTCGAGACCGACGCGCTGTTCGGCGCCTACACCCAGTACGCCCTGGATGTACCGATGTATTTCATCAAACGCGCCGGCCGTTTGATCGAGGTCGGTGGCATGACCTTCCGGCGATTCCTCGAGCTCGGCTGGGAGGGCGAGCGGGCCACGCTGGCGGACTGGACGCTGCACCTGACGACGCTGTTCCCCGAGGTGCGACTCAAGACGTACATCGAGGTCCGGTCTGCCGACAGCCAGTCGGTGGATCTGATGCTGGGGACGCCAGCCTTGATGAAAGGCATTCTCTACGACGCAGACTGTCTGGCTGCAGCCTGGGACGTCGTGAAGGCGTGGCCGGCCAACGAAATCTCGGAGATCCAGGACCAGGCCGCGAGGAAAGGACTGGCAGGTCGAGCCGGCCGCCATAGCCTCGGCGACATCGCCCTGGAGGTCCTCGCCATTGCCGAGGAGGGGCTGGCGCGGCAGCACAAGCGAAACAGCGCGGGCCGCGATGAACGGCTCTATCTGGAGAAGCTCTCCGACGAGGTCCGCGGACGCCGCAACCCCGCCACCCGCATCATCGAGCAGTGGGAAGGACCCTGGAACGGTGACGTCGACCGCCTCATCGACTATGCCGCCTACCGCTTGAGCTGA
- a CDS encoding L,D-transpeptidase family protein, producing the protein MTFAKIARAAVVVLLAGAPRLAVAADLEGPTQAPGEERRALVRHDLAPGTEVVGRLRTHAAVKGETFLDISRHYDLGFNEMVSANRTIDPWVPAGAEPLVVPTRWILPEAPRQGLVLNIPEMRLYYFPEDGGVVTVPVGLGREDWQTPQGSFRVSSKTVNPKWTIPESIRKERIAENGFSEYVIPGGTPENPLGRYRLELSLPAYGIHGSNKPWGVGMQVSHGCLRLYNEDIASLFPLVPVGTPGVFLYQPVKVAMHRGRVLLEVHEDIYGLQPSLYAEAQSLIAKRGWTSLVDAELLAAVVEAQNGVPTDVGMVDASVAVAGDVSK; encoded by the coding sequence ATGACTTTCGCGAAGATCGCTCGCGCAGCAGTCGTGGTGCTGCTGGCCGGGGCGCCGCGGCTCGCCGTCGCCGCCGATCTGGAAGGGCCGACGCAGGCGCCGGGGGAGGAGCGGCGTGCTCTTGTGCGGCACGACCTTGCGCCCGGAACCGAGGTGGTCGGGCGGCTGCGTACCCACGCCGCTGTCAAGGGCGAGACGTTCCTGGACATCTCACGCCACTACGATCTCGGCTTCAACGAAATGGTTTCCGCCAATCGCACCATTGATCCCTGGGTGCCGGCCGGGGCCGAGCCGCTGGTCGTGCCGACGCGCTGGATCCTGCCCGAAGCGCCGCGGCAGGGGCTCGTGCTGAACATTCCGGAGATGCGGCTCTACTACTTTCCGGAGGACGGCGGCGTGGTCACGGTTCCGGTCGGACTCGGGCGTGAGGACTGGCAGACGCCGCAAGGCTCCTTCCGCGTCTCCAGCAAGACCGTCAACCCGAAGTGGACCATCCCGGAGTCGATCCGCAAGGAACGCATCGCCGAGAACGGCTTCAGCGAATACGTGATTCCCGGCGGCACCCCCGAGAACCCGCTGGGACGTTACCGCCTCGAGCTGTCACTGCCGGCGTATGGCATCCACGGCAGCAACAAGCCCTGGGGCGTGGGCATGCAGGTCAGCCACGGCTGCCTGCGGCTATATAATGAAGACATCGCGTCGCTGTTCCCTCTCGTGCCGGTAGGCACGCCCGGAGTGTTCCTGTATCAGCCGGTCAAGGTCGCCATGCACCGCGGTCGAGTCCTGCTCGAGGTCCATGAAGACATCTACGGCCTGCAGCCGAGCCTGTATGCCGAGGCGCAGTCGCTGATCGCGAAGCGAGGGTGGACGTCGCTGGTGGACGCAGAACTGCTGGCGGCTGTCGTCGAGGCGCAAAACGGAGTTCCGACCGACGTTGGAATGGTCGACGCGTCGGTCGCCGTCGCCGGCGACGTCTCAAAATGA
- a CDS encoding thioredoxin domain-containing protein: MTSSHRNRLADEPSLYLRQHGSNPVDWYPWGEEALARARDRDQPILLSIGYSACHWCHVMERESFENEQIARQMNELFVCIKVDREERPDLDHLYMKAVQGMTGHGGWPMTVFLTPDGKPFYAGTYFPPEDRGGMPGLPRVLAGVAAAYRERREEVTASADRVAGFLRRELAPAAAAAITAEAIAGAAESLVAVMDADHGGFGQAPKFPGSMALTLLMDADASVSSTRRRDLLRLSLDRMADGGIHDHLGGGFHRYSVDRQWLVPHFEKMLYDQALLARMYADASAFFHDSSYGAVAAGILDYVLREMTSPEGGFYATQDADSEGVEGKFFVWSRDEIVDVVGAEDATLFCRVYGVTERGNFEGENILHRAVTSRQLIQELGPDAAAAEATLTRCRKLLFDRRATRVAPGRDEKIVSDWNGLMISAMAAAGQRLQRPDFVQAALAAIDFVRQHLLDGGRLRHVHAQGQAKVDGFLDDYAFFGRGCLDAFAAAGRPQDLQSAQMCADVLLERFEDPQHGGFYFTAGDGEPLVARTRDLTDGAIPAGNSVAAELLLRLWELTGTEAFRRSGQAVIDAFAADALRNPYGAAHLLCIADRHRQGWISAVVVGDPAGRAPLQRCAVEDYLPALTVICLDDDADQSELPPALRDKRPISGRPTVYVCRGTSCSPPAHDPVELVALLEQSRA, from the coding sequence GTGACCTCCTCGCATCGCAATCGTCTGGCCGATGAGCCGTCTCTGTATCTGCGCCAGCACGGTTCCAATCCGGTGGACTGGTATCCATGGGGCGAGGAAGCCCTCGCACGGGCACGCGACCGGGACCAGCCCATCCTGCTGAGCATCGGGTATTCGGCGTGTCACTGGTGCCACGTCATGGAGCGCGAGTCCTTCGAGAACGAGCAGATCGCGCGCCAGATGAACGAGCTCTTCGTCTGCATCAAGGTCGATCGCGAAGAGCGTCCCGATCTCGACCACCTGTACATGAAGGCGGTGCAGGGGATGACGGGGCACGGCGGCTGGCCAATGACCGTGTTCCTGACGCCCGACGGCAAGCCGTTCTACGCCGGGACGTACTTTCCTCCCGAGGATCGCGGAGGGATGCCAGGATTGCCGCGCGTGCTTGCCGGCGTCGCGGCCGCGTACCGCGAGCGGCGTGAAGAAGTCACGGCGAGCGCCGACCGCGTCGCGGGTTTCCTCCGGCGCGAGCTCGCGCCGGCTGCCGCCGCAGCCATCACCGCCGAGGCGATCGCCGGCGCCGCCGAGTCTCTTGTCGCCGTCATGGACGCTGATCATGGGGGATTCGGCCAAGCGCCCAAATTCCCGGGGTCCATGGCGTTGACGCTGCTCATGGACGCCGATGCCTCCGTGAGCAGCACGCGACGCCGCGATCTGCTTCGCCTGAGCCTGGACCGCATGGCCGACGGCGGCATCCATGATCATCTCGGCGGTGGCTTCCACCGCTACAGCGTCGATCGTCAGTGGCTCGTCCCGCACTTCGAGAAGATGCTGTACGACCAGGCGCTGCTGGCGCGGATGTACGCCGACGCTTCCGCGTTCTTCCACGACAGCAGCTACGGCGCGGTCGCGGCGGGAATTCTCGACTACGTGCTGCGGGAAATGACCTCGCCCGAGGGCGGCTTCTACGCCACCCAGGACGCCGACTCCGAGGGCGTCGAGGGCAAATTCTTCGTCTGGAGCCGCGACGAGATCGTCGACGTCGTCGGCGCAGAGGATGCGACCCTGTTCTGTCGCGTCTATGGCGTCACCGAACGCGGCAATTTCGAAGGCGAGAACATCCTGCATCGTGCGGTGACGTCGCGTCAGCTGATCCAGGAGCTCGGTCCCGACGCCGCCGCTGCCGAGGCGACCCTGACCCGGTGCCGCAAGCTTCTGTTCGATCGCCGCGCGACTCGCGTAGCGCCAGGCCGCGACGAGAAGATCGTCAGCGACTGGAACGGGTTGATGATCAGCGCCATGGCCGCTGCAGGGCAGCGATTGCAGCGCCCGGACTTCGTGCAAGCGGCGCTGGCTGCCATCGACTTCGTTCGGCAGCACCTCCTCGATGGGGGCCGTCTGCGGCACGTGCATGCGCAGGGGCAGGCCAAGGTGGATGGGTTCCTCGATGATTACGCCTTCTTCGGCCGGGGCTGCCTCGACGCGTTCGCCGCTGCGGGACGCCCGCAGGATCTGCAGTCGGCGCAGATGTGCGCCGACGTGCTTCTCGAGCGTTTCGAGGACCCGCAGCACGGCGGCTTCTACTTCACCGCAGGCGACGGCGAGCCTCTGGTCGCTCGCACGCGCGATCTGACCGATGGGGCAATCCCGGCGGGCAACTCGGTGGCCGCCGAGCTGCTGCTGCGGTTGTGGGAGCTGACGGGGACTGAAGCGTTCCGGCGATCAGGCCAGGCGGTGATCGATGCGTTTGCCGCAGACGCACTTCGCAACCCCTATGGCGCCGCGCATCTGCTGTGCATCGCGGACCGCCATCGCCAGGGGTGGATCAGCGCCGTCGTGGTTGGAGATCCCGCAGGGCGGGCGCCGCTCCAGCGGTGCGCCGTGGAAGATTACCTGCCGGCACTGACGGTGATCTGCCTGGACGATGACGCCGACCAGAGCGAGCTGCCGCCGGCGCTTCGCGACAAGCGGCCGATTTCAGGACGGCCCACGGTCTATGTCTGTCGGGGCACCTCGTGCAGCCCGCCCGCTCACGACCCCGTCGAGCTCGTTGCGCTTCTGGAACAATCCCGCGCTTGA
- the atpC gene encoding ATP synthase F1 subunit epsilon, producing the protein MKLRIVTPAAAIVDAEVSEVTAPGTEGEFGVLPLHVTFLGALAPGLLTYVEGGTRKRVVVDGGYAEVRDDVITILADSAELPSQIDAASARADVTRLEQAAAAGADDPARIEQILRDLSVARARLAAATA; encoded by the coding sequence ATGAAACTCCGCATCGTCACGCCCGCCGCCGCCATCGTCGACGCGGAGGTTTCCGAAGTCACGGCGCCCGGAACCGAAGGCGAGTTCGGCGTGCTGCCGCTGCACGTCACGTTCCTCGGCGCCCTTGCCCCCGGACTGCTCACCTACGTTGAAGGCGGGACGCGCAAGCGCGTCGTGGTGGACGGCGGCTACGCCGAAGTTCGCGACGACGTCATCACCATCCTCGCCGATTCGGCCGAGCTGCCTTCGCAGATCGACGCGGCAAGTGCTCGCGCCGACGTCACTCGGCTGGAGCAGGCCGCGGCAGCGGGAGCCGACGACCCGGCGCGGATCGAGCAGATCCTGCGGGATCTGTCGGTGGCGCGGGCGCGCCTGGCTGCTGCAACGGCCTGA